DNA sequence from the Terriglobales bacterium genome:
GTTTCTCGTCGGCTTCCTTCCCGCCCTTTTCTCCCTTGGCTTCCTTTGCTTCGACCTCCGGGCTTTCCTTGACCCAGGTACCCGTCAGTTTGACCTTGTGCCCGACGTGCGTCTTCAGGTCGTTCATGCCAACCACCTCCATGCCGCTGCGGTGGTTCCCATTCTTCACAAGGTACTCGCCGTCGGCGTTGGGGCCGCTGAGGCATCCGGTCATGGTGGATTCCTTGGGGCCCGCTGCGGCGGCCTTAGTGTGGGTGGTGCTTTTCGTGGTGGAGGCTGTGGACGTCTTTGCGGGTGTCGAAGCCTTGGTCGAGGATCCATACGATCCCTGGTACGCCCAGGCGGCGACCGCAAACATCAGGACAAAAACCAGTACTGTGACCTTCTTCATTTTGTTCTCTCCTTTTTGCAACCGGCGCAGTTCTCCAGGGGACGGGCAACCTAGAGGTGCTGCTGCTTCATCCATGCAGGCATCCCGGATGTCCCGGCGCAGGAACAGGGCTAGAATCATAGTCCTTTCACGCACCCCGCACTAGAGGAGCTTCGTCATGAGAACGCCACGGCCGTTTTTTCTGAGTCTCTGTCTGGCCCCCCTTCTGATTGCGACCGCGTTCGCGCAATCTGCTCCCGGCTGGAGCTTTGTCGAGCGCACCCTGGGGCGCGCGGGCAAGCTCCAGGACGGCGTTTACAAGGTCGCGTTCCCGCGCACCGACCTGCACGTGCGCATGGGCCGGACGCCGGTCCTGCCGGCGGCGGCGCTGGGGTCGTGGATGGCGTTTCGCCAGAATGACGCAGGCACTGGCGTTGTGGCCGACGGCGACCTGGTGTTGCTGGAGCCGGAGGTCAACGGCGTGATCAGCGCCCTGGTCGAGCACGACATCGAGGTCAGCGCCGTCCACAACCATCTGACCGGCGAGCAGCCCGAGGTGCTCTACGTCCACTTCTTCGCCCGCGGCGAGCTGGGGAAAGTCGCTCAGGGCCTGAAGGCCGCGCTGGACGCGACCGCGACTCCTACCGGGCCCGCCACACCGTCGAAGGCGGCGCTGACCTTCGATCAGAAGAGCATCGAAGAAATCCTGGGGAAGCCGGGGACGGTGAACGGAGCGGTGCTCGCGTTCTCCTTCCCGCGGCATCACGCCATTGCCATGCACGGGGCGACACTTCCGCCAGCCATGGGCATGGCCACCGCCATCAACTTCCAGCCGTCACCGGCAGGCGTGGCCGCTACCGGAGATTTCGTCCTGCGGGAAGCGGAGGCCAACCCGGTGATTACCGCGCTGCGCGCCGGT
Encoded proteins:
- a CDS encoding DUF1259 domain-containing protein gives rise to the protein MRTPRPFFLSLCLAPLLIATAFAQSAPGWSFVERTLGRAGKLQDGVYKVAFPRTDLHVRMGRTPVLPAAALGSWMAFRQNDAGTGVVADGDLVLLEPEVNGVISALVEHDIEVSAVHNHLTGEQPEVLYVHFFARGELGKVAQGLKAALDATATPTGPATPSKAALTFDQKSIEEILGKPGTVNGAVLAFSFPRHHAIAMHGATLPPAMGMATAINFQPSPAGVAATGDFVLREAEANPVITALRAGGVKVTAVHNHLLDDNPHAVFVHFWAEGKADAVAKALREALNRLQ